A genomic region of Actinomycetes bacterium contains the following coding sequences:
- a CDS encoding peroxiredoxin gives MLSTGDKVTDFTLEDQAGEARSLSSLLEAGPVVLFFYPRAMTTGCTRESCHFRDLASEFADVGATRVGISGDSVDRQARFDEKNGLGFPLLADPARTVSKQFGVKRPGPLGYKRATFVIGTDSRVLGAFTSEMNMEAHADQALEVLRNAT, from the coding sequence ATGCTCTCTACTGGTGACAAAGTCACTGACTTCACACTCGAAGACCAGGCCGGCGAGGCCCGCTCTCTTTCATCGCTCCTCGAGGCCGGCCCGGTGGTGCTGTTCTTCTACCCGCGGGCCATGACCACCGGGTGCACCAGGGAGTCATGCCACTTCCGTGATCTCGCATCCGAGTTTGCCGACGTGGGCGCAACCCGTGTGGGTATCTCCGGTGACTCCGTTGACCGCCAGGCCCGGTTTGACGAGAAGAACGGGCTCGGGTTCCCGCTGCTGGCCGACCCCGCACGTACGGTGTCCAAGCAGTTCGGCGTGAAGCGACCCGGTCCGCTCGGCTACAAGCGGGCGACGTTCGTGATCGGCACCGACAGCCGGGTGCTCGGCGCGTTCACGAGCGAGATGAACATGGAGGCCCACGCCGATCAGGCGCTCGAGGTGCTGCGCAACGCCACCTGA